The Salvelinus alpinus chromosome 28, SLU_Salpinus.1, whole genome shotgun sequence genome includes a window with the following:
- the LOC139557423 gene encoding regulation of nuclear pre-mRNA domain-containing protein 1B-like encodes MSSFSESALEKKLSELSNSQQSVQTLSLWIIHHRKHSPLIVKVWHRELKKAKSSRKLTFLYLANDVIQNSKKKGPEFAKDFETVLVDACSHVAREADDGCRRPIDRLLTIWQERSLYKAEFIQQLKLAIEDSNSPQHQPTEEKKAPKRTYQKMIQEPEEEEEDDYRGNMSPQNSDFSGPQLTEELVKALQDLENAASGDAAVRQKIASLPQEVQDVSLLEKITDKEAADKLSKTVDEACLLLAEYNGRLAAELEDRRQLARMLTEYIGSQKEALTEREKKLEEYKQKLARVTQVRKELKSHIQSLPDLSLLPNVTGGLAPLPSAGDLFSTD; translated from the exons ATGTCTTCTTTTTCTGAGTCTGCGTTGGAGAAGAAGCTTTCGGAGCTCAGCAACTCTCAGCAAAGCGTGCAGACGCTGTCTCTGTGGATCATTCATCATCGCAAACACTCGCCGCTCATCGTCAAAGTATGGCACAGAGAACTGAAGAAAG CAAAAAGCAGCAGGAAGTTGACTTTCCTTTATCTTGCCAATGACGTGATTCAAAACAGCAAGAAGAAAGGTCCAGAGTTCGCCAAAGACTTTGAGACAGTCCTTGTTGACGCTTGCTCTCATGTTGCAAG agAGGCAGATGATGGCTGTAGAAGGCCCATCGACAGGCTGCTCACTATCTGGCAGGAGCGCAGCCTctacaaggcagagttcatccaGCAGCTGAAGCTTGCTATCGAAGACTCAAACAGCCCCCAACACCAACCTACAG AGGAGAAGAAGGCCCCTAAACGGACCTATCAGAAGATGATCCAAGAGccggaggaagaggaagaagatgaCTACAGGGGCAACATGTCCCCACAGAATTCAGACTTCTCAGGGCCACAGCTG aCGGAGGAGCTGGTCAAAGCCCTGCAGGACCTGGAGAATGCAGCCTCGGGTGATGCTGCTGTGCGCCAGAAGATTGCCTCTCTGCCACAGGAGGTGCAGGATGTGTCCCTGCTGGAGAAGATCACAG ATAAAGAGGCAGCTGATAAACTGTCCAAGACAGTGGATGAGGCCTGTCTACTGCTGGCTGAGTATAACGGACGTCTGGCTGCTGAGCTGGAGGACAGGAGGCAGCTGGCGCGCATGCTGACCGAGTACATCGGTAGCCAGAAGGAAGCcctcacagagagggagaagaaactAGAA GAGTACAAACAGAAGCTGGCACGAGTCACGCAGGTGCGCAAGGAGCTCAAGTCTCACATCCAGAGCCTGCCTGACCTCTCTCTGCTGCCCAATGTGACGGGAGGCCTGGCCCCTCTACCCTCTGCTGGAGACCTGTTCTCCACCGACTGA